The DNA sequence GTAGAACTCGCCCGGCGAGCGGTCCGCGCGCGCGTCCTCGTCACGGAAGCAGGGCGCGATCTGGAAGTAGCGGTCGAAGCCGGAGATCATCAGCAGCTGCTTGAACTGCTGCGGCGCCTGAGGGAGGGCGTAGAACTTGCCCGGGTTCAGACGGGAGGGGACGACGAAGTCACGGGCGCCCTCGGGGGAGGTCGCGGACAGGATCGGCGTCGCCATCTCGTTGAAGCCCAGCGCCGTCATCTTCTGGCGGATCGCCGAGATGACCGACGTACGCAGCAGGATGTTGCGGTGCATGCGCTCACGGCGCAGGTCGAGGAAGCGGTACTCCAGGCGCCGCTCCTCGTTGACCCCGTCCTCCGCGTTGATCGTGAACGGCAGCGGAGCGGCGGCGCCCAGCACCTCGACCACGCCGACCTCGACCTCGACCTCACCGGTCGGCAGCTCGGCGTTGACGTTCTCCGTGCCACGCGAGACGACCTTGCCGTCGACGCGGACCACCGTCTCCTTGGAGAGCTTGTCCAGCGCCTCGTAGGCCTCCGTGCCCGGACGGGCCACGAGCTGCGTGATGCCGTAGTGATCGCGCAGATCGATGAAGAGGATGCCGCCCAGGTCGCGCCGATTGTGCAGCCAGCCACTCAGCCGGACGTCGGTGCCGACGTCAGAGGCGCGGAGCTCGCCGCAGGTGTGGGACCTGTACCGATGCATCGTCGTTCATCCAGCCTTCGCGGATCGGGGGCGTTGTTTCACGTGAAACTCCTCCCAGCCTACCGGCCACCCCAAGATCGCTTCTCCGCCATTACTCATCGATCGCGCTTCCGACTTCGGTGGCACTTTTCGGCGCCATCTTCATAAAGTGGTGCAATGCGTACTGGTGAGCCCCTGCCCGCCCTGGGGGACGTCCTCGCCGCCCTCGACACCGGCCTGTGGCACTGGGACACCGCCGCGGGGCTGGTCACGGTCGACTCCATGTCGGCCCGGCTGCTCGGACTGCCTCCCGAACAGGCGACGCTCACCGAGGCCCAGATCCGCTCACGGCTGCACCCCGTCGACTGGAACGAGATCACCGGCGTCGTCCAGCTCGCCGTCGCCGAGAGCACCCTCGCCGAAGTACGCATCCGGATCATGGACGACCGGAACCGGGTCCTGCGCGTGGTGCGCAGCCGTCTCAAACCGTCCTTCGACCGCATGCGCAAGGCCTATGTCCTCACCGGCACGCTCCAGGAGGTCACCGAGCCGACCCCGGGCACGCCCGCGGGCCGCAGCGCGGTCACGGGCGACTGGCGGCGCTCCCGGGAGGCGTTCCTGCTGGACGCGGGCCGGGCCCTGGCCGAGGCCAGGTCGACGCAGGAGGTGCTGCGGGTCGCCGCCAATCTGTCGATGCCCGGCTTCTCACCGGACGGACTGGCCGTGTTCGGCGTCGAGGGCGACCGGCTCACGATCATCGGCCACCACGGACACGAGCCCGGCGCCGACAATCCGTTCACCTACATGCCGATCGACACCGATTACCCGGCCGCCGAGGTGGTGCGCACCGGACGCGCGGTCTACCTCTCCTCCCCGGAGCAGTACAAGGCCCGCTACCCCCTCACCTGGCCGCTCGCCCAGCGCTTCGGCCGCCAGTCCTGGGCCTTCCTGCCGCTGACCGCCTCCGGCCGCACCATGGGCGCCTGGCTCGCCGCGTTCGCCTACCCGGTCGCGTTCACCCCCGACGAGCGTTCCGTGCTGACCACGGTGGCGCGGATGCTGGCCCAGGCGCTGACCCGCGCGGGCACGGCCGAGAGCGAGCGGGCGCTGACCGACGACCTGCAGCGCTCCATGATGCCGAAGCTCGGACCGCGCATCCCGGGCATGAGCGTCACCGCCCGCTACGTCCCCACCGGCGGCGGCCTCCAGGTCGGCGGCGACTGGTACGACGTGATCCCGCTGCCGAGCGGACGGTTCGCGCTGGTCATCGGGGACGTCCAGGGCCATGACGTACGGGCCGCCGGGCTGATGGGACAGCTGCGGATCGCGCTGCGGGCGTACGCCTCCGAGGGCCACCGCCCCGACGCCGTGCTCTCCCGCGCCTCCCGCTTCCTGCACGGGATCGGTGAGGCGGACCCCGCCGACACGCGCTTCGCGACCTGCCTCTACGTCGAGGTCGACCCCGCGAGCGGGGTGCTGGAGATAGCCCGCGCCGGGCACCCGGATCCGGTGATCCGGATGGCCGACGCGACGGTGCTGACCCGTCCGACGGCGGGCGGACTGCCCCTCGGCATCGACCCGGACGCCGACTACCCCACCACCCCGCTGCTCCTGGAGCCCGGCGAGACCCTGCTGGTCTGCACGGACGGGCTGATCGAGACCGGCGGCCACGACCTGGAGACCGGCTGGCAGCGGCTGCGCGCCATCCTCGAGGGGCACAAGGGCAACCAGGAGGAACTGGCCGACGCCCTGGTGCAGGGGGTGCACGGCCCCTCCTCGCACCACACCACCGGCCCGCTGGCCGACCGCCGCGAGGACGACATCGCCGTACTGCTGCTGTGCCGGCAGGGCGACGGATGCGGCTGCGGCGCGGACACGGACACCGTGCGGCCGCCGGTGCGCCGCACGATGCTGACGGTGGCGCAGGCCGAGCCCGAGCGGGTCGCGGTGGCCCGGCAGCAACTGCGCGAGCTGCTGCACGACTGGTCCTCGGCGGACCAGGTGGACTCGGCGGTGCTGCTGCTGTCGGAGATGCTCACCAACGTGCTGGTGCACACCGACACCGACGCCCTGCTGCTCGCCGAGGTGACCGGCGGCGGCGACGGCCGCCGTATGCGCATCGAGGTCACCGACGCCGGGGACGACCTGCCGCACCTGCGCAGACCGGGTGAGCTGGCGTCCTCCGGACGCGGCCTGCTCATGATCGAGCTCCTCGCCCACACCTGGGGCGTCGACCCGCGCGGCGAGGGCAAGAGCATCTGGTTCGAGCTGTACGAGCGGGAGGGCGAAGGGCACCGGCGGCCGGACGGCCACCACCACCACTGAGGCGAGCCCCGCCCCGGTCGTGACCGGGACGGGGCTCGTACGGCGACGGACGGCTCCGGCAGCCCTACCGGTCCGCCCCCGGCCCCTCCTCGGACATCCCGTGCACGGCCGGGATGGTGCCCAGGCGGCCCTTCTGGAAGTCCTCGAACGCCTGCTGCAGCTCGTCCCTGGTGTTCATGACGAACGGACCGTAGTGCGCCATCGGCTCCCGGATCGGCCGGCCGCCGAGCAGGACGACCTCCAGGTCCGGCGTGTGCGCGTCCTGCTTGTCGTCCGCGCGGACGGTCAGCGAGGACCCCGTGCCGAACACCGCGGTCTGCCCCGTCTGCACCGGGCGCCGCTCGCTGCCGACGCTGCCGCGGCCCGCGAGGACGTAGGCGAGGGCGTTGAAGTCCTCCCGCCAGGGCAGCGTGACCTCGGCGCCCGGCGCGAGCGTCGCGTGGATCATCGTGATCGGCGTGTGCGTGATGCCCGGGCCCTCGTGGCCGTCCAGCTCACCGGCGATGACACGGAGCAGCGCGCCGCCGTCGGGGGAGGTGAGCAGTTGGACGCTGCCGCTGCGGATGTCCTGGTAGCGGGGGGCCATCATCTTGTCCTTGGCCGGGAGGTTCACCCAGAGCTGGAGCCCGTGGAACAGCCCGCCGGAGACGACCAGGTGTTCCGGCGGCGCCTCGATGTGCAGCAGGCCGGCGCCGGCCGTCATCCACTGGGTGTCGCCGTTGGTGATGGTGCCGCCGCCACCGTTGGAGTCCTGGTGGTCGAAGATCCCGTCGATGATGTAGGTGACGGTCTCGAAGCCGCGGTGCGGGTGCCAGGGGGTGCCCTTCGGCTCCCCGGGCGCGTACTCCACCTCGCCCATCTGGTCCATCATGATGAACGGGTCGAGATGGCGGTAGTTGATCCCGGCGAACGCCCGGCGCACCGGGAAGCCCTCGCCCTCGAACCCGCTCGGAGCGGTCGTGACGGTGAGCACGGGACGTGCCAGGGCGTCGGCGGCCGCGGTCACGCGGGGCAGCGTCAACGGGTTCTCGACGGTCACTGCAGGCATGTCGGTACCTCCTCGGTTAACGCCCACTTTAGTTGAGCGTTGAACTTCCTGCTACCCGGAACAGAGAAAGCCCGGAGGGAATTCCCTCCGGGCTCAGCGTGCGGGCAGGGCCGGCCGGCCGCACTCGGGGCACTATCCGTACATACGGCGCATGGCGAAGTCGACCATCTGCTCCACGGCCTTCGCGTCGAACACCATCCGGTGCTCGCCCTCCATGTCCAGCACGAAGCCGTAGCCGGTCGGCAGCAGGTCGATCACCTCGGCGCCGGTGATCACGAAGTACTTGGACTCCTTGCCCGCGTACCGCCGCAGCTCCTTGAGCGAGGTGAACATCGGGATCACCGGCTGCTGGGTGTTGTGCAGGGCGAGGAACCCCGGGTTGTCGCCGCGCGGGCAGTACACCTTGGAGGTGGCGAAGACCTGCTGGAAGTCCTCGGCCGCCATCTGGCCCGTGGTGAACGCGC is a window from the Streptomyces capillispiralis genome containing:
- a CDS encoding pirin family protein — protein: MPAVTVENPLTLPRVTAAADALARPVLTVTTAPSGFEGEGFPVRRAFAGINYRHLDPFIMMDQMGEVEYAPGEPKGTPWHPHRGFETVTYIIDGIFDHQDSNGGGGTITNGDTQWMTAGAGLLHIEAPPEHLVVSGGLFHGLQLWVNLPAKDKMMAPRYQDIRSGSVQLLTSPDGGALLRVIAGELDGHEGPGITHTPITMIHATLAPGAEVTLPWREDFNALAYVLAGRGSVGSERRPVQTGQTAVFGTGSSLTVRADDKQDAHTPDLEVVLLGGRPIREPMAHYGPFVMNTRDELQQAFEDFQKGRLGTIPAVHGMSEEGPGADR
- a CDS encoding SseB family protein encodes the protein MYGYDQSAGAQQGYVPPQQQMQGGYGQQAPLYPEPSAPSLADAVRAFTTGQMAAEDFQQVFATSKVYCPRGDNPGFLALHNTQQPVIPMFTSLKELRRYAGKESKYFVITGAEVIDLLPTGYGFVLDMEGEHRMVFDAKAVEQMVDFAMRRMYG
- a CDS encoding SpoIIE family protein phosphatase, which encodes MRTGEPLPALGDVLAALDTGLWHWDTAAGLVTVDSMSARLLGLPPEQATLTEAQIRSRLHPVDWNEITGVVQLAVAESTLAEVRIRIMDDRNRVLRVVRSRLKPSFDRMRKAYVLTGTLQEVTEPTPGTPAGRSAVTGDWRRSREAFLLDAGRALAEARSTQEVLRVAANLSMPGFSPDGLAVFGVEGDRLTIIGHHGHEPGADNPFTYMPIDTDYPAAEVVRTGRAVYLSSPEQYKARYPLTWPLAQRFGRQSWAFLPLTASGRTMGAWLAAFAYPVAFTPDERSVLTTVARMLAQALTRAGTAESERALTDDLQRSMMPKLGPRIPGMSVTARYVPTGGGLQVGGDWYDVIPLPSGRFALVIGDVQGHDVRAAGLMGQLRIALRAYASEGHRPDAVLSRASRFLHGIGEADPADTRFATCLYVEVDPASGVLEIARAGHPDPVIRMADATVLTRPTAGGLPLGIDPDADYPTTPLLLEPGETLLVCTDGLIETGGHDLETGWQRLRAILEGHKGNQEELADALVQGVHGPSSHHTTGPLADRREDDIAVLLLCRQGDGCGCGADTDTVRPPVRRTMLTVAQAEPERVAVARQQLRELLHDWSSADQVDSAVLLLSEMLTNVLVHTDTDALLLAEVTGGGDGRRMRIEVTDAGDDLPHLRRPGELASSGRGLLMIELLAHTWGVDPRGEGKSIWFELYEREGEGHRRPDGHHHH